One genomic window of Micromonospora sp. WMMD1128 includes the following:
- the typA gene encoding translational GTPase TypA — MQLRTDLRNVAIIAHVDHGKTTLVDAMLRQAGAYGARGENTERVMDSMDLEREKGITILAKNTGVRYLPADGDPVTINIIDTPGHADFGGEVERGLTMVDGVVLLVDASEGPLPQTRFVLRKALRARLPIILVINKVDRPDARIKEVVDDTYELFLDLDADEEQIDFPIVYACARDGIASLTQPADGAVPDDSSNLEPLFRTLLDTIPAPAYDEGAPLQAHVTNLDASPFLGRLALCRVRQGTISKGQTVAWCRTDGSTQRVRISELLMTEGLERKPADSAGPGDIIAVAGIPEIMIGETLADAENPIPLPLITVDEPAISMTIGTNTSPLVGRVKGAKVTARMVKDRLDKELIGNVSLRVLPTERPDAWEVQGRGELALAILVEQMRRESYELTVGKPQVVTKEIDGKTCEPVERLTIDAPEEYLGAITQLLATRKGRMEQLVNHGTGWIRMEWLVPARGLIGFRTEFLTDTRGTGILHHVFESYEPWFGELRTRNNGSLVADRSGAVTSFAMINLQERGQLFVEPTTEVYEGMIVGENSRSDDMDVNITKEKKLTNMRASTSDETEKLIPPRKLSLEQALEFCREDECVEVTPVAVRIRKVVLDQTQRGRMAARRKHAG; from the coding sequence ATGCAGCTTCGCACCGACCTCCGCAACGTCGCCATCATCGCCCACGTCGACCACGGCAAGACGACCCTGGTCGACGCCATGTTGCGGCAGGCCGGCGCCTACGGCGCCCGCGGCGAGAACACCGAGCGGGTCATGGACTCGATGGACCTCGAGCGGGAAAAGGGCATCACCATCCTCGCCAAGAACACCGGCGTGCGGTACCTGCCGGCGGACGGCGACCCGGTCACCATCAACATCATCGACACCCCCGGCCACGCCGACTTCGGTGGTGAGGTCGAGCGCGGCCTGACCATGGTCGACGGCGTGGTGTTGCTCGTCGACGCCAGCGAGGGCCCGCTGCCGCAGACCCGGTTCGTGCTCCGCAAGGCGCTGCGCGCCCGGCTGCCGATCATCCTGGTGATCAACAAGGTGGACCGTCCGGACGCCCGGATCAAGGAGGTCGTGGACGACACCTACGAGCTCTTCCTCGACCTGGACGCCGACGAGGAGCAGATCGACTTCCCGATCGTCTACGCCTGCGCCCGCGACGGCATCGCCTCGCTCACCCAGCCGGCCGACGGAGCGGTGCCGGACGACAGCAGCAACCTGGAGCCGCTGTTCCGCACCCTGCTGGACACCATCCCGGCACCCGCGTACGACGAGGGCGCGCCACTCCAGGCGCACGTCACCAACCTCGACGCCTCGCCGTTCCTGGGCCGCCTCGCGCTGTGCCGGGTCCGGCAGGGCACGATCAGCAAGGGTCAGACCGTGGCCTGGTGCCGCACCGACGGCAGCACCCAGCGGGTCCGCATCTCCGAGCTGCTGATGACCGAGGGCCTGGAGCGCAAGCCGGCCGACTCGGCCGGACCGGGCGACATCATCGCCGTCGCCGGCATCCCCGAGATCATGATCGGCGAGACGCTCGCCGACGCGGAGAACCCGATCCCGCTGCCGCTGATCACCGTGGACGAGCCGGCCATCTCGATGACCATCGGCACCAACACCTCGCCGCTCGTCGGCCGGGTCAAGGGCGCCAAGGTCACCGCGCGGATGGTCAAGGACCGGCTCGACAAGGAGCTGATCGGCAACGTCTCGCTGCGGGTGCTGCCCACCGAGCGCCCGGACGCCTGGGAGGTGCAGGGCCGCGGCGAGCTGGCCCTGGCCATCCTGGTCGAGCAGATGCGCCGCGAGTCCTACGAGCTGACCGTCGGCAAGCCGCAGGTGGTCACCAAGGAGATCGACGGCAAGACCTGCGAGCCGGTCGAGCGGCTGACCATCGACGCCCCGGAGGAATACCTGGGCGCGATCACCCAGCTCCTGGCCACCCGCAAGGGCCGGATGGAGCAACTGGTCAACCACGGCACCGGCTGGATCCGGATGGAGTGGCTGGTGCCGGCGCGCGGCCTGATCGGCTTCCGCACCGAGTTCCTCACCGACACCCGCGGCACCGGCATCCTGCACCACGTCTTCGAGTCCTACGAGCCGTGGTTCGGCGAGCTGCGCACCCGCAACAACGGCTCGCTGGTGGCCGACCGGTCCGGCGCGGTCACCTCGTTCGCCATGATCAACCTCCAGGAGCGCGGCCAGCTCTTCGTCGAGCCGACCACCGAGGTGTACGAGGGCATGATCGTCGGGGAGAACTCCCGCTCCGACGACATGGACGTCAACATCACCAAGGAGAAGAAGCTCACCAACATGCGGGCCTCGACCTCCGACGAGACCGAGAAGCTGATCCCGCCGCGCAAGCTGTCGCTGGAGCAGGCGTTGGAGTTCTGCCGCGAGGACGAGTGCGTCGAGGTCACCCCGGTCGCGGTACGCATCCGCAAGGTGGTGCTGGACCAGACCCAGCGCGGCCGGATGGCCGCCCGCCGCAAGCACGCCGGCTGA
- a CDS encoding class I SAM-dependent methyltransferase, producing MTTALYDGIADWYEEYATDLSGPYMDRVRSVLAKLLGSGAGQCLDLCCGTGAHAAELRRLGWTPVGVDLSGGQLRHARARLPVARADATALPLADGAVPAAVCVLAHTDMPDYPVALAEAARVLAPGGRLVHVGLHPCFCGAFADRSDPERIVIDGGYAERERTFRSWNATGVRARVGAWHLPLADLLTAVTAAGLVLDRVVESGSGPVPDILALQATRPH from the coding sequence ATGACGACGGCTCTGTACGACGGCATCGCGGACTGGTACGAGGAGTACGCCACCGACCTGTCCGGGCCGTACATGGACCGGGTCCGGTCGGTGCTCGCGAAGCTGCTGGGCAGCGGCGCCGGGCAGTGCCTGGACCTGTGCTGCGGCACCGGGGCGCACGCGGCCGAGCTGCGCCGGCTGGGCTGGACGCCGGTGGGCGTGGACCTGTCCGGCGGGCAGCTACGCCACGCCCGGGCCCGGCTGCCGGTGGCCCGGGCCGACGCGACGGCGCTGCCGCTCGCCGACGGCGCGGTGCCGGCCGCCGTGTGCGTGCTGGCGCACACCGACATGCCTGACTATCCGGTGGCGCTCGCCGAGGCGGCGCGGGTGCTGGCGCCGGGCGGCCGACTGGTGCACGTCGGGTTGCATCCGTGCTTCTGCGGCGCGTTCGCCGACCGGTCCGACCCGGAGCGCATCGTGATCGACGGCGGGTACGCCGAGCGGGAGCGCACGTTCCGGTCGTGGAACGCCACAGGTGTGCGGGCCCGGGTCGGCGCGTGGCACCTGCCCCTGGCCGACCTGCTCACCGCCGTCACCGCCGCCGGCCTGGTCCTCGACCGCGTGGTGGAGTCCGGCTCCGGTCCCGTCCCCGACATCTTGGCCCTCCAGGCCACCAGACCCCACTGA
- a CDS encoding DedA family protein, translating into MPDLLNWLQELPPLLIYLVAATIVAGETAVIFGLLVPGEATLLLVGFLAYAGTLRLAPTLAVMVAAAVIGDTLAYRAGRRYGPRLRASGLGARIGPHRWRRAEELLDRLGGRGVLAARWVAFARTLAPRLAGAAGLPYRRFAPWNLAGVVGWVGASVLAGYLAGESYARVSELLGRATGAVLVLLACLLGVVLAGRWLGRNPDPARALAARAAGVPPLRWLRARYGVLFFLAGMRVGPLWTLLINLALGLALLFGAGLAVAALLEAVVRHSGLGVLDGLIADWFAARRTPGVVDAALAALSVLRGWVLIAVVAVVAAVVARRHRPWRADLLSVVGTVGAAVPLVLLVVVADLTGPHRVRDLFPTQNVVVTASFGTLAWLLSRGARWPIGVAVWTAASAGVVAVTGARLYLGWSTASGTVSSVLLGVAWTTVFVVAWATRERVVAGEDTGPPGPAGVDPGPPAVGDDAGPPAVVAGERPPRPREERRPASPGPRSPVDPC; encoded by the coding sequence ATGCCTGACCTGCTGAACTGGCTGCAGGAGCTGCCGCCCCTGCTGATCTACCTGGTCGCCGCGACGATCGTCGCGGGTGAAACCGCGGTGATCTTCGGGCTGCTGGTGCCGGGCGAGGCGACCCTGCTGCTGGTCGGCTTCCTAGCGTACGCGGGGACGCTACGGCTCGCCCCCACGCTTGCGGTCATGGTGGCCGCCGCCGTGATCGGAGACACACTCGCCTACCGGGCCGGCCGGCGGTACGGCCCCCGGTTGCGCGCCTCCGGGCTCGGCGCGCGGATCGGGCCGCACCGGTGGCGGCGTGCCGAGGAGCTGCTGGACCGGCTGGGTGGCCGTGGCGTGCTGGCCGCCCGTTGGGTCGCCTTCGCCCGCACGCTGGCGCCCCGGTTGGCCGGCGCGGCGGGGTTGCCGTACCGGCGGTTCGCGCCGTGGAACCTGGCCGGGGTGGTGGGTTGGGTCGGGGCTTCGGTGCTCGCCGGCTATCTGGCCGGCGAGTCCTACGCGCGGGTGTCCGAGCTGCTGGGCCGCGCCACCGGGGCGGTGCTGGTGCTGCTGGCGTGCCTGCTCGGCGTGGTGCTCGCCGGTCGGTGGCTCGGGCGCAACCCGGATCCCGCCCGGGCGCTTGCCGCGCGTGCCGCCGGGGTGCCGCCGTTGCGCTGGCTGCGAGCCCGGTACGGGGTGCTGTTCTTCCTGGCCGGCATGCGGGTCGGCCCGCTGTGGACGCTGCTGATCAACCTGGCGCTGGGGCTGGCGCTGCTGTTCGGCGCGGGGCTGGCGGTGGCCGCGTTGCTGGAGGCGGTGGTCCGGCACAGCGGGCTCGGGGTGCTCGACGGGCTGATCGCCGACTGGTTCGCCGCCCGGCGTACCCCCGGGGTGGTCGACGCGGCGTTGGCCGCGTTGTCGGTGCTGCGCGGCTGGGTGCTCATCGCCGTGGTCGCCGTGGTGGCGGCGGTGGTGGCCCGGCGGCACCGGCCGTGGCGGGCGGACCTGTTGTCGGTGGTGGGCACGGTCGGTGCCGCAGTGCCGCTGGTGTTGCTGGTCGTGGTCGCCGACCTGACCGGCCCGCACCGGGTCCGTGACCTGTTCCCCACCCAGAACGTGGTGGTGACGGCGAGCTTCGGCACGCTTGCCTGGCTGCTGTCGCGCGGGGCCCGCTGGCCGATCGGCGTGGCCGTCTGGACGGCTGCCTCGGCGGGCGTGGTCGCGGTCACCGGCGCCCGGCTCTATCTGGGCTGGAGCACGGCCAGTGGCACGGTGTCCTCGGTGCTGCTGGGCGTCGCCTGGACCACCGTGTTCGTGGTCGCCTGGGCGACCCGGGAGCGGGTGGTGGCCGGCGAGGACACCGGTCCGCCCGGCCCGGCGGGCGTCGACCCCGGGCCGCCTGCGGTGGGCGACGACGCGGGTCCGCCCGCGGTGGTCGCCGGGGAGCGTCCGCCCCGGCCGCGGGAGGAGCGCCGACCGGCGTCGCCGGGACCCCGTAGCCCCGTCGATCCCTGTTAG
- a CDS encoding transglycosylase SLT domain-containing protein, which translates to MRRGVGRLAAATVVALLATTAVTGCGGDEPPARGVAADLPTAAPIEEPGEEPADAPADAPSEAPPAVEAMGGRPSPSAPASAKPTAGRPGAPRRPVKALTETKAPPAPKPPVVGCKPHYKGTAATRAQVKKALTDAAGKTYWPSSAPEIRVPLSLVKATAWQESGWQSNIYACDSGVGLMQVQPPTATFVNDRFEKTYDVDDYRDNAVLGANYLAWLTKKIGDSHFGSDYRLDVSLCTPTLTSCLLNAVIAAYNVGPGKVAPDCDDGGHPPCEPLPLTIPNDDYVYNVRELMTTCECLAF; encoded by the coding sequence ATGCGACGAGGAGTCGGCCGGTTGGCCGCGGCTACGGTGGTGGCGTTGCTGGCGACAACAGCGGTGACCGGGTGCGGTGGCGACGAGCCACCGGCGCGCGGGGTGGCGGCGGATCTGCCCACTGCCGCGCCGATCGAGGAGCCCGGGGAGGAACCGGCCGACGCGCCCGCCGACGCGCCGAGCGAGGCGCCGCCGGCGGTCGAGGCGATGGGCGGCCGGCCCAGCCCCAGCGCTCCGGCGTCCGCGAAGCCGACCGCCGGCCGACCCGGTGCGCCCCGGCGCCCGGTCAAGGCGTTGACCGAGACCAAGGCACCGCCCGCGCCGAAGCCGCCGGTCGTCGGTTGCAAACCCCACTACAAGGGGACGGCGGCCACCAGGGCTCAGGTCAAGAAGGCGTTGACCGACGCGGCCGGGAAGACCTACTGGCCGTCGTCCGCGCCGGAGATCAGGGTGCCGCTCAGCCTGGTGAAGGCCACCGCCTGGCAGGAGAGCGGCTGGCAGTCCAACATCTACGCCTGCGACAGCGGGGTCGGGCTGATGCAGGTCCAGCCGCCGACGGCGACGTTCGTCAACGACCGGTTCGAGAAGACCTACGACGTGGACGACTACCGGGACAACGCGGTGCTCGGCGCCAATTACCTGGCCTGGCTGACCAAGAAGATCGGCGACTCGCACTTCGGCTCGGACTATCGGCTCGACGTCTCGCTGTGCACGCCCACGTTGACCTCCTGCCTGCTGAACGCGGTGATCGCCGCGTACAACGTGGGCCCGGGCAAGGTGGCGCCGGACTGCGACGACGGCGGGCACCCGCCCTGTGAGCCGCTGCCGTTGACGATCCCGAACGATGACTACGTCTACAACGTGCGTGAGCTGATGACCACCTGCGAGTGCCTCGCGTTCTGA